The Cryptococcus decagattii chromosome 1, complete sequence genome includes a region encoding these proteins:
- a CDS encoding sulfite reductase (NADPH) hemoprotein, beta-component, producing MSVLAAISSLPATSYYHPIAQVPAGASKLNPYLPLPQSSTPAVLFTNANLLHSLPTASLNRTVVHVFDAEEIVTPKGAKAVSLISRSAQSAYDHALLALRLAQDQDAVVYHFIPSGLEGEVQTLENAQAWLSGPLDAPNVSIGDGAEPSAEAKLVAAYDSISLSLLKLTRRPQRPFIHSKAESSRLVVNFLPSPVEAENTIDVVLAIPAPKEKLSSSLSGVQVVVVVEAGSGKYGPAWASVVDALEGADVTIRSVLVGASASPEEISAAITGDAPITRIGKPLSYNIPSNSITVPSPESTYTELLASSPSPLEILNDPSHLAANESTSPLYAFGKAVAIRKERARLVELAKKVLKAPNTKPEVHEALSAWLLVRDEKKGAAEAGKKVEAAIGAGKGDEKEIVELGQKGHWEKRALWIVISNSWAVDLASSGLHHALASGLDINLLVYETAASPFSPNAPAQPPKERKKDLALYALNMGDVYVASVAVYADYAGVLNAMREAENYSGPGLVLAYLPWGEKEDGQAVSASENAGPLERLRETKRAVSGGWWPMFRWNPSLPDNKRFSLDSSHIKAALSEFLDRQSHLSQLTLATPAIDPSVTSSAGTELLAARKEKARKAYDALLNSLDGPGLLVLYASDGGNAEKLAKRLVGRAKMRGVGASLRVLDEVAGSIVGTLGQEQNVLIITSTAGQGESPLNGREFTKALSKLSPSDELKETKIAVFGMGDSHYWPRPEDAGYYNKPARDLFPKLISLGCQELLPLGLGDDSDPDGVQTAYKPFEASLWRALGVDSVEVTEEKEEVVANEHIKIASDYLRGTILEGLADKSTGAISASDAQLTKFHGTYMQDDRDIRESLKAQGLEPAYSFMIRVRMPGGICSAKQWLDMDRISDEHGNGTFKLTTRQTFQFHGVIKSHLKKAMQAINKSLLDTIAACGDVNRNVQCTVNPSLSKTHATVYEFSKAISEHLLPATNAYHEIWLDKKKISGDAVQPFDSDSEPLYGPYYLPRKFKIAIAVPPDNAVDVFTNDVGFIAIVENDEVVGYNVSVGGGMGVTHGNKKTYPRLGDVIGFIAAEDGTKVAESIMLVQRDHGNRQDRKNARLKYTVDRLGLPKFKAFVEERWGKKFAPARAYHFDSNLDHYGWTQGYDGKWHFTMFIENGRVEDNSRHQFKAGLREIASAHKGTFRLTANQHLILSDVAPEDLDEMKRLLAKWGLDHLDHSGVRLSSSACVAFPTCGLAMAESERYLPVLIDKVEKICEEAGIKSDDLVMRMTGCPNGCARPWAAEVAFVGKAPGSYMMMLGGNHLGTRLNKPFLESASEPEILAVLKPMIKRWALERHEGERFGDWTIRAGYIKPTTHGTNFWEDAFPAQAGTTVTA from the exons ATGTCTGTCCTCGCtgccatctcctctctccctgcTACCTCCTACTACCACCCCATTGCCCAAGTCCCCGCTGGCGCCTCTAAGCTCAACCCTTacctccctcttccccagTCTTCTACTCCTGCCGTTCTCTTCACCAACGCAAACTTACTGCACTCTCTCCCCACGGCGTCTCTCAACCGAACTGTCGTCCATGTTTTCGACGCCGAAGAGATTGTTACTCCCAAGGGAGCCAAGGCTGTCTCATTAATCAGTCGATCTGCGCAGAGTGCTTATGACCACGCTCTTCTCGCCCTTCGTCTTGCTCAGGACCAGGATGCAGTGGTCTACCACTTTATCCCCTCTGGTCTTGAGGGTGAAGTCCAAACTCTCGAGAACGCCCAGGCTTGGCTCTCTGGCCCTCTTGACGCTCCCAACGTCTCCATTGGCGATGGTGCGGAGCCTTCTGCTGAGGCTAAGCTTGTTGCCGCCTATGACTCTATTAGCCTTTCGCTCCTCAAGCTCACTCGTCGACCTCAGCGACCTTTTATCCACAGTAAGGCCGAATCTTCTCGACTTGTCGTCaacttccttccctcccccGTAGAGGCCGAGAACACGATCGATGTCGTCCTTGCCATCCCTGCCCCCAAGGAAAAGCTcagctcttctctctctgGTGTCCAAGTGGTTGTCGTTGTTGAGGCTGGTAGCGGCAAATACGGTCCAGCTTGGGCCTCTGTTGTCGACGCTCTTGAAGGCGCTGATGTGACCATTCGATCCGTCTTGGTAGGTGCTTCTGCCTCTCCCGAGGAGATCTCTGCGGCCATCACTGGTGACGCCCCTATCACTCGAATTGGCAAACCTCTTTCTTACAATATCCCCTCCAACTCCATCACTGTGCCTTCCCCCGAGTCTACCTACACTGAGcttcttgcttcttccccttctcctcttgaGATCCTCAATGACCCCTCTCACCTCGCTGCCAATGAATCTACTTCTCCTCTTTACGCTTTCGGTAAGGCCGTTGCCATCCGAAAGGAGCGTGCCAGACTCGTCGAGCTTGCCAAGAAGGTCCTCAAGGCCCCCAACACCAAGCCTGAGGTTCACGAGGCTCTCTCTGCCTGGCTTTTGGTTCGcgacgagaagaagggtgcTGCCGAGGCAGGTAAAAAGGTTGAGGCTGCAATCGGTGCCGGTAAAGGTGACGAGAAGGAAATTGTTGAACTCGGTCAAAAGGGCCATTGGGAGAAGCGAGCTCTTTGGATTGTGATTTCCAACTCTTGGGCTGTCGATCTTGCTTCTTCTGGTCTTCACCATGCTCTTGCCTCTGGTCTCGACATTAACCTCCTCGTTTACGAGACCGctgcttctcctttctctcccAATGCTCCCGCCCAGCCTCCCAAAGAGCGCAAGAAGGACCTTGCTCTCTACGCCCTCAACATGGGGGACGTCTACGTTGCTTCTGTCGCCGTGTACGCGGACTACGCTGGTGTTCTCAACGCCATGCGCGAAGCCGAGAACTACTCTGGACCTGGTTTGGTCCTTGCCTATTTGCCTTGgggtgaaaaggaagacGGCCAGGCTGTCTCTGCCAGCGAGAACGCCGGCCCCCTTGAGCGACTCCGTGAGACTAAGCGAGCCGTCTCTGGTGGCTGGTGGCCCATGTTCAGGTGGAACCCCTCCCTTCCTGACAACAAGCGATTCTCTCTCGACTCTTCTCACATCAAAGCTGCCCTCTCCGAGTTCCTTGACCGACAATCTCACCTCTCTCAGCTTACTCTTGCGACACCCGCTATCGACCCTAGCGTAACCTCCTCCGCCGGTACCGAGCTTCTCGCTGCCCGTAAGGAGAAGGCTAGGAAGGCTTACGATGCTCTCCTCAACTCTCTCGACGGCCCCGGTCTTCTCGTTCTCTACGCCAGTGACGGTGGTAACGCCGAGAAGCTTGCCAAGCGACTTGTTGGCCGAGCCAAGATGCGCGGTGTTGGTGCTTCTCTCCGTGTCCTCGACGAGGTTGCCGGCTCTATCGTCGGGACCCTTGGCCAGGAACAGAACGTTCTCATCATTACTTCTACCGCTGGTCAGGGTGAATCTCCCCTCAACGGTCGAGAGTTCACCAAGGCGCTCTCCAAGCTTTCTCCCTCCGACGAGCTCAAGGAAACTAAGATTGCCGTCTTTGGTATGGGTGACTCTCACTACTGGCCTCGTCCTGAGGACGCTGGTTACTACAACAAGCCCGCCAGGGACCTCTTCCCCAAGTTGATCTCTCTTGGTTGCCAGGAACTCTTGCCTCTCGGTCTGGGTGACGACTCTGACCCTGACGGTGTCCAGACTGCCTACAAGCCTTTTGAAGCCTCTCTTTGGAGGGCCCTTGGCGTTGACAGCGTCGAGGTCActgaggaaaaggaggaggtCGTTGCCAACGAGCACATCAAGATTGCCTCTGACTACCTTCGAGGCACCATCCTTGAGGGTCTTGCCGACAAGTCTACCGGCGCCATCTCTGCATCTGATGCTCAGTTGACCAAGTTCCACGGCACTTATATGCAG GATGACCGAGACATTCGAGAGTCTCTTAAGGCCCAAGGTCTCGAGCCCGCCTACTCTTTTATGATCCGAGTCCGAATGCCCGGTGGTATCTGCTCTGCCAAGCAGTGGCTCGACATGGACCGTATCTCTGATGAGCACGGTAACGGTACCTTCAAGTTGACTACCCGACAGACATTCCAATTCCATGGTGTCATCAAAAGCCACTTGAAGAAAGCTATGCAGGCTATCAACAAAAGTTTGTTGGACACTATCGCCGCTTGTGGTGATGTCA ACCGTAACGTCCAGTGTACCGTCAacccttctctctccaaGACCCACGCTACCGTCTACGAGTTCTCAAAGGCCATCTCGGAGCATCTCCTTCCTGCTACTAACGCTTACCACGAAATCTGGCttgacaagaagaagatctcTGGTGACGCTGTGCAGCCTTTTGACTCTGACAGCGAGCCTCTCTACGGCCCTTACTACCTCCCTCGTAAATTCAAGATCGCCATCGCCGTCCCTCCTGACAACGCCGTTGACGTTTTCACCAACGACGTTGGTTTCATTGCCATTGTTGAGAACGACGAGGTCGTTGGTTACAACGTTAGtgttggtggtggtatGGGTGTTACTCATGGTAACAAGAAGACCTACCCCCGATTGGGTGATGTCATCGGTTTCATCGCCGCTGAGGATGGTACGAAGGTTGCTGAGAGCATCATGTTGGTCCAGAGGGACCATGGTAACCGGCAGGACAGGAAGAACGCT CGTCTGAAGTACACTGTCGACCGACTTGGTCTCCCCAAGTTTAAGGCTTTCGTCGAGGAGCGATGGGGCAAGAAGTTTGCTCCTGCCCGAGCTTACCACTTCGATTCAAATCTCGACCACTACGGCTGGACCCAGGGCTACGACGGCAAATGGCACTTCACCATGTTTATTGAGAACGGTCGTGTCGAGGACAACTCTCGTCACCAGTTCAAGGCTGGTCTTCGAGAGATCGCCTCTGCTCACAAGGGTACTTTCCGTTTGACCGCCAACCAGCACTTGATCCTTTCCGACGTTGCCCCGGAAGACCTTgatgagatgaagaggttgcTCGCCAAATGGGGTCTGGACCACCTTGACCACTCTGGTGTCAGACTGTCAAGTTCCGCTTGTGTTGCCTTCCCCACCTGTGGTTTGGCCATGGCTGAATCCGAGAGATACTTGCCTGTGTTGATCGACAAGGTCGAGAAGATCTGTGAAGAGGCTGGTATCAAGAGCGACGATCTTGTGATGAGAATGACTGGTTGCCCTAACGG ATGTGCTCGACCATGGGCCGCTGAGGTTGCGTTCGTCGGTAAGGCTCCTGGTAGCTATATG ATGATGCTTGGTGGTAACCACCTCGGTACAAGATTGAACAAGCCCTTCCTCGAATCCGCATCCGAACCCGAAATCCTTGCTGTCCTCAAACCCATGATCAAACGATGGGCTCTCGAGCGACATGAGGGTGAAAGGTTTGGTGACTGGACTATTCGAGCGGGTTACATCAAGCCCACAACGCACGGAACAAACTTCTGGGAGGATGCGTTCCCTGCGCAGGCGGGCACAACAGTGACAGCATAG
- a CDS encoding GTP-binding protein ypt1 — translation MSAPEYDYLFKLLLIGDSGVGKSCLLLRFADDTYTESYISTIGVDFKIRTIELEGKTVKLQIWDTAGQERFRTITSSYYRGAHGIIVVYDVTDRDTYTNVKQWLQEIDRYAVEGVNKLLVGNKSDLATKKVVEYAEAKAFADELGIPFLETSAKNATNVEQAFLTMSKQIKDRMGSSTMASGPGAKSTIKGLGQNVEQKTAGGCC, via the exons ATGTCTGCTCCCGAATACGACTACCTGTTCAAG CTCCTTCTTATCGGAGACTCTGGTGTCGGAAAGTCCTGTCTTTTGCTCCGTTTCGCCGACGACACCTACACAGAGTCTTATATCTCCACTATCGGC GTTGACTTCAAGATCCGAACCATTGAGCTTGAAGGCAAGACTGTCAAGCTCCAAATT TGGGACACTGCCGGACAAGAACGATTCAG GACCATCACTTCTTCTTACTACCGAGGTGCTCACGGTATCATAGTGGTTTACGACGTCACTGACCGGG ACACCTACACCAACGTTAAGCAATGGTTGCAAGAAATTGACCGATACGCTGTTGAGGGTGTCAACAAGCTTTTGGTTGGCAACAAGTCTGATCTGGCGACCAAGAAGGTTGTGGAGTATGCCGAGGCCAAGGCTTTCGCCGACGAGCTTGGTATTCCCTTCCTCGAAACTTCCGCTAAGAACGCTACCAACGTCGAACAAGCTTTCTTGACCATGTCTAAGCAGATTAAAGACCG AATGGGATCATCTACTATGGCTTCTGGACCTGGTGCCAAGTCCACCATTAAGGGCCTCGGACAGAACGTGGAGCAGAAGACCGCTGGCGGATGCTGCTAA